GAACGGCACGCATCTGCTACTGCAGATCACAGAGTTCAGCGGTAGCTGTGGCCGTGATGTGATAAGCATCGAGTCGGgcattgccgttgcctttAAGTTGAGGCCGTACTCCAATGTGGTGATGCGGATAGTGAATCCAGCCGATGTAGCCCTCGACTCCATAGAGATTACCTTCAAGGATCAGTATATGGGCCGCTCTGAGATGTGGCGCCTGAAAACGTATTTGGTAAGCAAGCCAAGGCCTACATCCTTTGAGGATGCTATTCTTGAGGATTCCCTTTCCCCTTGCAGACGGACACTTGTGTGTATGTGAACAAGAAGATTGACTACAACGACATGCAGATACGCTGCCAGGTGTACGAAATGTGGTCCCAGGGCGAACGCGTGGCCAGCGGCGTCATCACCGACGACACAAAGATCGTCTTCCGCAGCAGCACTTCCATGGTGTACCTCTTCCTGCAGATGTCCTCGGAAATGTGGGACTTTGACATCCATGGCGACTTGTATTTTGAGAAGGCAGTTAATGGGTTTCTCACCGAACTCTTCCAAAAGTGGAAAAAGCTGAGCTGTAACCATGAGGTAACCATCGTCCTGTTCTCGCGCACCTTCTATGCAGCCAAGAGTTTGGATGAGTTCCCAGAGCACATGCGCGACTGCCTGCAGCTGGACTACAAGGGTCGCTTCTACGAGGATTTCTATCGCGTGGCGATTCAAAACGAGCGCAACGACGACTGGTGCACGGTGTTGGGGCAGCTGCGGAAGCTTTTCACCTCCTACCAGGAGACAGTGCTGCGCTATCATGAGCGCCAGCACATGAAGATCCCCCCGGCCACAAACTCCACTGCCACGCAGGGCAATTTCCTTGAGGTTCTCAACATTTCGTTGAATACATTCGAGAAGCATTACCTGGATCGCACATTCGATCGCACCGGACAGCTCTCGGTGGTGATTACACCCGGCGTGGGTGTCTTCTCGGTGGACAGGGAGCTGACAAACATCACCAAGCAGCGCATCATCGACAACGGCGTGGGCAGCGATCTGGTTTGCGTTGGCGAGCAGCCGCTGCATGCAGTGCCGCTGTTAAAGTTCCACAACAAAGACACCACCCTGACATCCGCCGATGATTACTCCTTGCCGCATTGGATCAATCTGAGCTTCTATTCCACAAACAAGAAGATCGCGTACTCCAGTTTCATACCCCGCATCAAGCTGCCGCTTTTTGTGTCCGATCAAGCGCTCAACGCGGACGAAGGAGAGGAGAATGAGAGGAATTTCCTCAGCTGCAAGCAGTCGGAGTACAAGCACAACTCTCTTTTCGACTATGATGCGTATGATGAGCAGATCTTTCAGCCATTGCCGGCACAGAGCACCTGGTAAGCCTCCAACTGAGTTGaatctctctcccactctcgcTGATAAATACTCTTCTCCTTTCAGCTCCCTTCAGCGCGTGGTAAGGGCCAAGAAAACATCGGTACCTAGTCTGGAAACCTATGCATATCGTAACAACGACTGGGAGAATCTCACGCCCACACAGATTCCGGCCATGCGACGCAAAATGTCTGATCCGGATATACATCATGGCACCTCTGCCATGCTGGCGGCACTGGTATGTCGCTCAAAAGATTTCCTCCCAATAAAGTCCTCCAACTTGTACTCAACTCTCCCTCAGCCTGATACCACAAATCTCTCGGAATCCCTGGCTTCGGAGAAGAACTCCCGTCGAACGATTGTCAGCATTGCGCCAATTGTGCGTCCCGGACGTGCCCTGATCAATCCCTTTGATCCCTCTCAAGTGACGATCAAATTGACATCGAATCGCCGCCGCTGGACGCACATTTTCCCCAAGGGACCGACGGGTGTGCTCATCCAGCAGCATCATTACCAAGCAGTGCCTGCAAAAACCATACCAGCGGGACAGCGTCCGCTGCAGCAGATACCCAACAATAGCCAGAGCAGCACCACCAATAACAacgagacggagacggagtaTTCCTGCGATCCGGAAGAGCAGTACGACCAGCTATCCACGCACTCCATGCTAAGCAAATCGGTGTCCTCTCACAGCTTTGTGATGGGCGATGAAAAGATCGACTGTGAGTGAGCTCAGAGATTTCATTCCCCTTTCCCATTTCCGTCTAAAATCAATTCCCTATCTTTCCGCCAATTGCAGTTTTCAAGAGGCGACAGAACTCTCTGCTGAATGCATTGCCTGCAAATGTCCCAAATCTGACGGCAACGCAGGCCAAATCGTATCTCTGGGGAGCCACCGGCGAGCAGGAGTGGACGCCAGCAATTACCACGGGTAAGTAATCACAGAACTGATTGCTCAAAGATCATATCTTTAAGGACAGACAGCCACTGTCTGGTGAGCGTATCCCAGTCTAAGTTCAGTTGGGGATTGACTCTTGCCTCGAATGGGAGTAATGTGGCTCCAGTTTATTGCGAttctgctgtttctgccgcatcagagcagagagcaggaGATAAACTTTACGCTGCCCGAGCAGCTTGCATTGTTCTTGGACCGGATTGGAGACGTGCACCGCCTGCAAGCCATCAGCATTGTCAATAGCAGAGACTCCATCAGCCCCGACTATCTGGATGGCCTTCATCAGCAGCTTAGAGCCAATGCTAGCATGCACTTCCAACTGCTGCCCCAAATGACGGCCACAGATGTGGACGTCCATGTGTGTTTCAGTGCCCTCCAGGATGAGGATACGCTGTATGTGGTGTTTGCCAGGCACTCGAGGGACCCAGTGATCCAATTGCAGGCGAAACGAGCTCGAGGTCGCCGCTACAGCAAGACGTTGTTTCTGCTGAAGGAGCACGAATCGCTTCCCGTTTTGGGGGAGTTCTTCAAGCTGCTCTGGCAGTTGCAATTTCGCTCCGCTCTGGTGGTTACGGCACAGCGATGGGCTTACCAGATGGATCCCTATCCCAAGATGAAAATAAAACGCATGAAAGAAGTCTCCTCGTACGATCTGGAGGAGATCTTTCCCAAACCCAATCGCAAGAACTTCAACGGCTACGAGCTACATCTGGCCGTGCAGCTGGATATTCCGAACAGCTTCTGGTCGCGAGATCCGCGCAACCAACAGCTGCGGTTGGACGGAGCGGGTGGAAAAATTATTAATGAGCTGATGGCCAAACTGAATGTCACCCTGAAGGTGCATCCCTTGTTGGTGAATGGGTCGCGGTGGCTAAATATGCCTGCCATTATCGACTTGATAGCCAGCAATCGCATGGAGCTGAGTCCCCATTTGTGCGACACGCTGCAGGCATCCACAGAGGTAGATTACTCCTATCCAGTACGGCTGGCGAGTCGTTGTTTTATGATACCCCTGGACAACCAGATCTCTCGGACTCTGTACGTCTTGCTGCCCTTTCAATGGTCCGTGTGGCTGAGTGTCCTGCTGATCCTGCTCGTGCTGCACTTTTTCGGCGTCCGTTGGCTCGTGCCGGACTCCCAGTTGTGGGCGTTAATCGGAGTCCCCGGCTGGCGCCTCAGTAGATCGCACCACCATAGTGTACTCAACACTGTGACCTGCTACCTGGTGCTCTTTGGGGTCTGTTTGATCTACCAGTTGTATTCCACGAAGCTGACATCTTTCCTGACGGTGACGCTCAGCCATAAGTTGCCCAGCAGCTTGGACGAGATTCTCCGGCTGCCATTCCCCATTCTCGCACTACCCTTGGATGTGGAACTCATTGTGGGCACCTTTGGCCATGCGGAGGAGTTCCGGCGGATGTTCAGCGTAACGGATGCCCAGACCTTCGCGACGCGTCGCATTAACATGGATACGGGCTACATCTATCCGATTAGCAGCTTTCGCTGGTTTTTCTACAGCGTCCAGCAGCGCTACCTGAAGACCAAGCGCTTCTATTTTTCGTCGCTGTGCCATGGGACCTTTGCGGCTCAGTTCCAGCTGCGCATCGACTCCCATTTCAAGGATCCACTGCATCGTTTTGCACTGCATGTGCAGGAGGCGGGCCTGCTGCTTGTGTGGATGAAAGAGAGCTATCAGAGTGCACGCCTCGGCGGCTACATTCAGGAATTCACCAGCGCCGAGGAGTTCCTGGACGATATTCGTCCGTTGGCCTTCAATCTGCTGGCCCCAGCCTTTAGTTTGTTTATGTGCGGCCTTTTGGTCAGCCTTGTGGTCTTTCTGGTTGAGATTCGACCGCCTTCCTGTGCTCGAAGGAGTAGTAGAAACAGTAGCTCCCACTAACCGCACCAACCCTTGAACCACTGAACCCTTGAACCCTTGAAGCCATAACCactccatatatatatatggattttatatatgtattttattcaAATCGGAAACGAACTAATGCATTTTACGTAGCCCATTCCTAACTGCGCGAGCAAAATCGATCGGAAactgaatttttaattaactttatGTATAATTCGCCATATTCCCACCGCCATCCACCGCGATCGACCAATCAATCGATCAACGAACTCCAATTGGATctaacaaaatgaaaattgcaattaaaaaaacccccacccacccacatcGATCGTTCGTTTAGTTATTGCGAATCCTGCGGCGGCGGGCAAACATTTGCGGCCCATTGTCGAGACCGAGCATCACT
The sequence above is a segment of the Drosophila pseudoobscura strain MV-25-SWS-2005 chromosome X, UCI_Dpse_MV25, whole genome shotgun sequence genome. Coding sequences within it:
- the Iml1 gene encoding GATOR complex protein Iml1 isoform X9 — protein: MKLYKLNTHTRGCNKSYDADLVMNLKDHPNANVGDVVEIYVPDDENGTHLLLQITEFSGSCGRDVISIESGIAVAFKLRPYSNVVMRIVNPADVALDSIEITFKDQYMGRSEMWRLKTYLTDTCVYVNKKIDYNDMQIRCQVYEMWSQGERVASGVITDDTKIVFRSSTSMVYLFLQMSSEMWDFDIHGDLYFEKAVNGFLTELFQKWKKLSCNHEVTIVLFSRTFYAAKSLDEFPEHMRDCLQLDYKGRFYEDFYRVAIQNERNDDWCTVLGQLRKLFTSYQETVLRYHERQHMKIPPATNSTATQGNFLEVLNISLNTFEKHYLDRTFDRTGQLSVVITPGVGVFSVDRELTNITKQRIIDNGVGSDLVCVGEQPLHAVPLLKFHNKDTTLTSADDYSLPHWINLSFYSTNKKIAYSSFIPRIKLPLFVSDQALNADEGEENERNFLSCKQSEYKHNSLFDYDAYDEQIFQPLPAQSTCSLQRVVRAKKTSVPSLETYAYRNNDWENLTPTQIPAMRRKMSDPDIHHGTSAMLAALPDTTNLSESLASEKNSRRTIVSIAPIVRPGRALINPFDPSQVTIKLTSNRRRWTHIFPKGPTGVLIQQHHYQAVPAKTIPAGQRPLQQIPNNSQSSTTNNNETETEYSCDPEEQYDQLSTHSMLSKSVSSHSFVMGDEKIDFFKRRQNSLLNALPANVPNLTATQAKSYLWGATGEQEWTPAITTVIANPAAAGKHLRPIVETEHHFGGDSPLEPAVAAASATEAEVVGKGKIIIGVDWKSLTIPACLPITTDYFPDKRSLHNDYVISDYTLLPDDVNHDYAQSRAIYRKPLSTEEVCKEIVSQRLAQGFQLIVGEERPSVCGSGGACSVGGPTAASATSAVLPVKPSESNKEYLLSIGRIFHKISLSGSVITVTGYRPRHPYPPINVDYRYRFHAPQHETYEISGVNFTTEKLENFNWNHMDLYICTRGDVDYPLMESLKYWRYRMYLLPRENIVSKIASCQRCDIFPDVTVDNTSEQVDDFVRLIEAVSKLKRQFVRKARHKCTSKARQWPDIAYLSCHGCSRCRWTGRQR
- the Ir62a gene encoding uncharacterized protein Ir62a, with the translated sequence MGVMWLQFIAILLFLPHQSREQEINFTLPEQLALFLDRIGDVHRLQAISIVNSRDSISPDYLDGLHQQLRANASMHFQLLPQMTATDVDVHVCFSALQDEDTLYVVFARHSRDPVIQLQAKRARGRRYSKTLFLLKEHESLPVLGEFFKLLWQLQFRSALVVTAQRWAYQMDPYPKMKIKRMKEVSSYDLEEIFPKPNRKNFNGYELHLAVQLDIPNSFWSRDPRNQQLRLDGAGGKIINELMAKLNVTLKVHPLLVNGSRWLNMPAIIDLIASNRMELSPHLCDTLQASTEVDYSYPVRLASRCFMIPLDNQISRTLYVLLPFQWSVWLSVLLILLVLHFFGVRWLVPDSQLWALIGVPGWRLSRSHHHSVLNTVTCYLVLFGVCLIYQLYSTKLTSFLTVTLSHKLPSSLDEILRLPFPILALPLDVELIVGTFGHAEEFRRMFSVTDAQTFATRRINMDTGYIYPISSFRWFFYSVQQRYLKTKRFYFSSLCHGTFAAQFQLRIDSHFKDPLHRFALHVQEAGLLLVWMKESYQSARLGGYIQEFTSAEEFLDDIRPLAFNLLAPAFSLFMCGLLVSLVVFLVEIRPPSCARRSSRNSSSH
- the Iml1 gene encoding GATOR complex protein Iml1 isoform X8, giving the protein MKLYKLNTHTRGCNKSYDADLVMNLKDHPNANVGDVVEIYVPDDENGTHLLLQITEFSGSCGRDVISIESGIAVAFKLRPYSNVVMRIVNPADVALDSIEITFKDQYMGRSEMWRLKTYLTDTCVYVNKKIDYNDMQIRCQVYEMWSQGERVASGVITDDTKIVFRSSTSMVYLFLQMSSEMWDFDIHGDLYFEKAVNGFLTELFQKWKKLSCNHEVTIVLFSRTFYAAKSLDEFPEHMRDCLQLDYKGRFYEDFYRVAIQNERNDDWCTVLGQLRKLFTSYQETVLRYHERQHMKIPPATNSTATQGNFLEVLNISLNTFEKHYLDRTFDRTGQLSVVITPGVGVFSVDRELTNITKQRIIDNGVGSDLVCVGEQPLHAVPLLKFHNKDTTLTSADDYSLPHWINLSFYSTNKKIAYSSFIPRIKLPLFVSDQALNADEGEENERNFLSCKQSEYKHNSLFDYDAYDEQIFQPLPAQSTCSLQRVVRAKKTSVPSLETYAYRNNDWENLTPTQIPAMRRKMSDPDIHHGTSAMLAALPDTTNLSESLASEKNSRRTIVSIAPIVRPGRALINPFDPSQVTIKLTSNRRRWTHIFPKGPTGVLIQQHHYQAVPAKTIPAGQRPLQQIPNNSQSSTTNNNETETEYSCDPEEQYDQLSTHSMLSKSVSSHSFVMGDEKIDFFKRRQNSLLNALPANVPNLTATQAKSYLWGATGEQEWTPAITTVIANPAAAGKHLRPIVETEHHFGGDSPLEPAVAAASATEAEVVGKGKIIIGVDWKSLTIPACLPITTDYFPDKRSLHNDYVISDYTLLPDDVNHDYAQSRAIYRKPLSTEEVCKEIVSQRLAQGFQLIVGEERPSVCGSGGACSVGGPTAASATSAVLPVKPSESNKEYLLSIGRIFHKISLSGSVITVTGYRPRHPYPPINVDYRYRFHAPQHETYEISGVNFTTEKLENFNWNHMDLYICTRGDVDYPLMESLKYWRYRMYLLPRENIVSKIASCQRCDIFPDVTVDNTSEQVDDFVRLIEAVSKLKRQFVRKARDSPTAHSLTKRRHSTSIISRPQPNQHKCTSKARQWPDIAYLSCHGCSRCRWTGRQR